From the Musa acuminata AAA Group cultivar baxijiao chromosome BXJ3-1, Cavendish_Baxijiao_AAA, whole genome shotgun sequence genome, the window CTGCCAGCGTCATCGCCCCAAAGTCGCCATCTAATATGCAGAAGAGGGTGGTCCAACGGTTAGGACCCCGACCAGTGCCAGCCAGCATCTCCCATCTTAAGGAGGTGCCCACGTTGCAAGAAAGATCGCCAACTGTCCAGGGGATGAGGGAACGCATCTCGCCATAAGCGACGCTTGGGTCGGCTGGCTTTGGAGTGCTAACCCCCAACCGCTTCCGAAGACTCGCCCGATCCCACCGCCTCAACCCTCGCTAGAGGCGCTCGAGGGGTGCAGCCACCCCATCAATCCATATATTCCACCAGAAATTCCCGACGGCACGTGGGCCTAactgtgctgactcatcagccacgggcCATCTCATCAGGCCCGAACTTATCGTCGGCTCCGCCGCTAGAACGGCTGCTGCAAAGAGGAGTCGACGACCGGAAGGAGACCTTTTCTTCGAGTAAGCCCAACTTAAGCCGACCCAGCTTGACCCAAATCCGCTTCCAGTGTGAACTTGCCATTACATGGGTCATTATGTATGCCCATTTATCTATATTTGAtcaaaaatgatgatttatcaATGCATTaaaacatctaatgcagcaatctaGATGAGTTAAACGTGGTGTTAGATCAGATTTTTATTGTATGAGGTAGAAGCTGATTGGAATTCAATCGAGGCCTTTTCTTCGAGTAAGTCTCAAGTCGAACTTTATCAATAATATCTAACTCAGTAATTCTATATCGAGAATGTAAACTAATATTCAAAGTAAAAGAGTTATGTTCGTGCTATATTATTCTCGGGCTTAGCTCAGAGTGTGATAACATTCGACCATGTAGCGTTAAATTGGGTGACGATGAGTCACATGTTGACTCAAGATCCAAAATCTAATATTAAAATGTCAATCATCTGACACCCTAACATGTGTTATCCATGTCATCACACTCCTAACACGTGAAATAGGTAAAAATTTATCATATATGATAGATATGCGAAGTTATCATGAAATCtaagataaaatttttatttcgtGGATAATTATAGAAAATTCTCAGTTCAAATGGATGGCTAGCGAATTatagaaaaaaaatgtttttttatttctatagaaAAATGTGAGACGTGGATACGGCTTAGCCAAACAAAAAGCCACTCGCCTCTCCCGTTCCTATCGCGTCCTCATATTATAAACCAAGTGGAAGTTGGATAGGAACAGCGTAGGGATGCAGATGGAGGTAGAGCCGCAGGTAGTGTTAAATTCGGGGCGAAGGATGCCGTTGCTCGGCATGGGGACGGCCACCTACCCGGTGCCGCCCGACGAAACCATAACGACGGCGGTGATCGACGCCATCGGGCTCGGGTACCGCCACTTGGACACGGCCAGCGTCTACGGCTCGGAGCGGGCCGTCGGCCGGGCCATAGCGACCGCTCTGGAGAGAGGGCTGATCGGTAGCCGCGACGAGCTCTTCGTCACCACCAAGCTGTGGTGCACCGACATGCACGCCGACCGCGTCGTCCCTGCACTGCAAGAGTCTCTCAGGTATTTATTATAtgcacatgatatatgttttatatgacatAGATAATATTACTACTAATCACAGCTCAGAGAACGGAAGACTGCGACAGTTGCCATAAATTGAAGCCAGGATTGACCTGTAGCAACAAAAGAAGATTGTGAGCTAATGCGATTGTCTTATGAATGATTGTAGGACTTTGGGATTGGAGTACATCGATCTGTATCTTATTCACCACCCTGTTAGACTAAAAGGTGAGAAACGAATGGTTTTCACCGGCGAGGACGTAATTCCCTTGGACATGCCAACCGTGTGGGAAGCAATGGAGAAATGTCAGAGTCTAGGTTTAGCTAAATCTATCGGGGTGAGCAACTTCACATGCAAGAAGCTAGCTGACCTACTCAACCATGCAAGAATTCCACCTGCTGTGAACCAGGTAAGTCGTAACTCCATCGAATCCATTCCTTTCTTTTTGTTTGCTTGTTAGAAATGAAACAGGAAAGTGAAAGTATTGTATGCTGCAATGCGATGCACAAGTATCCAGTATCATCAAATTGTTAAGATGACAGTCACAAAAATAACCATGGAGCTCAAATGGTTAGTGTAAGTAATGCATTCTTGATCATGGTGTCATAGTAACAGTTGTCGTTCTTGTGATAGGTGGAGGTGAATCCTATTTGGCAGCAAAGAAAACTACGAGACTTCTGCTCGGAGAAGGGAATTCATGTGAGTGCATACTCTCCGCTTGGTGCGATTGGAGTCTTTTGGGGCTCCAATGAAGTGATGGAATGTGAAGAGGTCAAAAGAATTGCTCAGTCTGTGGGGAAAAGCATAGCCCAGGTCAACAAATTACATTACTTCCTTCACTGCAGAAAGAAAACTTTGGTCGACTAAATCTTGTCGTCAATTAGTTATAGATCTTTAGAGTCTGATCTCAATCACATCGTTTGGTGTATGGACAGGTATGCTTAAGATGGGGTGTCGAACAAGGTGTGAGCGTTTTGGTGAAAAGCTTTAACGGGGAGAGGCTCAAGGAGAACATGCAGATATTTGACTGGCATCTGAAAGAGGAGGACAAGGAAAGGTTGAGCTTAGTACCACAGAAAAGGCTTATTCTGGTTGAGCCATTTATATCACCCACTGGTTTCTACAAGTCTCATGCTGAATTTTGGGATGGTGATGTGTAGATAACACAGCACAGAACCATGAAACATAGCGAATCATGCATGCCATTCTGAGAGATGTCATGTAAGCCTCTGTTTTAATACGGAATTCGAAGACTGGTTTGCCTTTACAATAGGCATATATGGTTTCTGTTGTTGCATGTCATGCCAAATTTCTTATGGTTCGAACGATATATGCACAGTTCCAGTTTCCTTGCTAGCTAGTGTTAGCAATTCTAAAGCAAGTAGCAGTTAAGTCATTGTCAAGTGGATGGTTAAACGTAAGTTAGCAAAGAATAAGAACTACAACGAAGAGATTAAGCATAAAGCAATAGCAGATAAATCCGGATGCAAGaaacgaagaagaagagaagaaaaagactgACAGAGGTAAGAGATGAGAAGAGACCGGTGGATAGTTGATCGGTTGCTTCATCGATCAGCGAAGCATTCCGGAAGTAGAATAACTCCTCGTCGATCATCAAAGCAACCCTAACTTGTGATTGTGTTTCCCTATCTCATATGATAGTTTTCCAAACAGGAAACATTGCGAGTATTTTGATAGGACATATTTTGGTATCGCCCTTATGGACGTGGTCAGCAATCACATCGGACATGGAGCCTCGGGACTAAGATAGGGCGTCGCGTCGAGCATGACACTTCAGACTCGGGACGATGGTCGTCCCTTTCTGCACCGTCCGGAGCCACATGGGAAAGCGCCTGATAGGGCATGTTTTGGCCCTTGGTGAATCACCAACAAACATCAACCACGTCACGATCGCAATGCCACACACCACTAAAACCATAGGGTGCACCCCACGTCAAGTTTCAACTGTATAACTGTGCGACCTGACCACCCCAAGAGCCCGGGGCAGTGCCGTTTGTTTTGGCGACGGCGCTGTCTGATGCCACTCAAGCACCCTCAAAGACACCATCTTGTCAGAGGGGTTGTCCCGCTCCCGCGAGGATCAGCGGCCAGGCCGAACTAAGGCACAACCGACTTTCGCATGCAGGGATAAATACCCAGGCCGATCCCAACCAgagtagaaaaaaagaaagaaagaaaggaaggggGGGAATCGGAACCGATCTAACTTGCTCAttagaggggccaaagtcgggactcACCCGACGAAGGCCGTTTTGCAGGGAGGCGATCGCTACCAAGCTGCGAGCGTCATCATCCCGAAGTCGCCATCTAATACGCAAAAGAGGGCAGTCCAGCGGTTAGGACCCTGACAAGCGCCAGCTCGCATCTCCCATCTCAAGGAGGTGCCCATGCTGCAAGGAAGATTGCCAACTGTCCAGGGGATGAGGGAACGCATCTCGCCATAAGCGGCGCTCGAGTCGGTTGGCTTTGGAGTGCTAACCCCCAGCCGCTTCCGAAGACTCGCTCGATCCCACCGCCTCAACCCTTGCTAGAGGCGCTCGAGGGGTGCAGCCACCCCATCAATCCATATATTCCACCAGAAATTCCCGACGTCGGCACGTGGGCCTAACTGTGCTAACTCATCAGCCAcggtacttttgttcactaacattttggcgatAGAAGGAGGGCCTATGTCGCAAGAACAGTTGGTAGAAACTCGCCCCAGGAGGGGAACCCCCAACCGACCTCCCTTCCGTTGAGCCAGAAGGTCAAACCCTTTCCGCCCCTACGGACGGAAGGATACCGGCTTCAACGCCTGATCCTTACTGGTGTTTGTTCAACGACCCAGGACTATCGCCCCCGGGGCTTGCCCTGGGGCCCTCGGCCGTGATGCCCGAGGCGTTCCTCAGCCTAACCAAACAAGTGCAGACTATGGCGAGCATGATACACACGCTCGCCCCGATCGTTCCCCAAATCGTGCAACTGGTGATGCCCCCGACCAATCTGGCCCGGCAACCCCCGAACAAGGAACAGCTTGGGATCAAGGAGGCCTCTAGGCGAGCGACAGACCCGAGGGGTCCTCCCAAGCAGATCACACGTGCACCTTACCGAGCCACGCTACCTCATTTGGAGTctgacaccatatcgtccgactcgaCGGTTGACTCGTTTAAAGCCCAGTTGTCCCGGGTCAATCAGCGCTCGGATGCATTCTAGCGCGAGCTTCGGAGGTCGCGTTGCGAGTCCAGCAAGGGCGCCTCAGGCGGGTCCCCTTTTACCCAGGAAGTGCAGGACAAACCAGTACTCCTCAATTTTAGGTTCTCGATTTTGAAGACATATGATAGAGGCTCCGATCCCATGGAGCATATCTCAGTATTCCGAGCCCAAATGACCCTTTATGGCGCCTCCGATGCGCTGATGTGTCGAGCGTTTCCAACCACTCTGAGGGGGCCAATGCAGATGTGGTTCAGCCGGCTATGAGagcgaagcggtggggcgtggggagaagaagagaggaagaagagggagaagagaagaagaagaagaagaagaagaagaagaagaagagaggaggatagctgcggcaaggctacagcgaggaggtgtgtggcgttggggaggaaaagggaagaggagaagaagaggagaagaagagggaaaagagagggaagagggagaggagcgagaggtggcagcaactagggctgcagcacctctgtttcctataggtggaaacagaggagaggtgtggggcgttcgaagaggagaaaagaagaagaggaagagaagaagaagaggaagctggAGAATTTTTCTACagaaataaaaatacttttggtggtcattcagaaatggatggaccatattatgtttggaatcccacttcaccatctatctatttgatatgaaattcagagccgacctagcacttgggcagggtgagagggcttgagtaggaaagggctacccgtggatgaagtcaagaactcatcacgacgtggagccaccattgagttaaacctcacatgcactatgctagggtacgacgtctgagcttctgtttcgtattttgtattgatatgctccaaaatgtttcctatgccattgatatacttcaaaatgcttcacataccattgatatgttccgaaatatttcatttatcattgatatgctccggaacatttcatacgctattggtatgctccaattactctgtgctccatttgctatgaactgatatgttctgaaatgtcatatttgccattgatatgctccggaacatctcgtacgctattgatatgctccaattactttgtgctccatttgctatgaattgatatgttctgaaatgtcctatttgcaattgatatgctccggaacatctcgtatgctattgatatgctccaattactctatgctccatttgttatgaaccaaatatgttatgaacgaaatgacatttgcgattctgtatctaatgagatgatatccttgaatctcttggattctgtcttgcattgtgatatattatttgtttgaactgtcccttctcgtgctagatatgctttgtcacttgctgagctgtttttagctcactccgttatataaatctttcaggtcagcttgtcactctttgagatgtttgaattgggctgaggcagtggagagctattcagaattatgggcaagtcttgttggttattatgttattgttgtataagcatattttgtatgtaatgaaatgttgtcgatgaatcgaaatggatatactatgtaaaagtgttagaagatctctcttatttggaatttcggaatgttaagtctagtttatgatgatctgaacttgtggtaaatggttggagttatgattgtataaattacttagcttgtggatttataaatgttgttcatgtttgttaagttggcttgggttgccataaatgtgaattatcaagtgatgtgacatatgattataaactgcacaggttttatagatgtgaatttgatataatgtttttcagtgtcctcaaatgttagtttggatcctggattagtttgtgatgaaaattttaatatcatggatattttttgaggggcgtgacagacgcGGCCCAGGCCCTCCATGGCCACTTTGCTCGCACTATCTCAGCGCGAGGATGAGTCGCTCTCTTAGTTCGTGGCATGGTTCGCCACTGAGATCTGGGGCTttccggatgctcacccctctctaattTTGCAGGCCTTTCTGATGGGTCTGAAACCTTCAAGGTTCTTTTGGTCGCTGATCGAGAAGCCGCCAACGACCATCTCATAAATGCTTCAATGCGCCAACCAATACATTGCCGCCGAGGCTCTAGTGGTAGGGAGGCACGTGGAAGGTAGGAACCCAAGGACGGAGCTGTCTTGAGGAACGACCTCGGTGGTCCCGATACCTCCCCGCCAAGGGCTCAACCAACAAGAGCTGTCGCTCCCGAGGCCCCCACCTCTCCCCCTAAATACGTCCCGCACCAAGATCTTTCTCCAGATCAAGGAGACGGGTCTCCTACAGCAACCTCGCCCTATGAAGGCCATCCGTAGAGATCAATCTAAACACTGCAGGTTCCACCGGGACTACGACCATGACATGGAGGACTGCCATGACCTTCGAAATCAAATACAAGCACTAATCCGGAGAGGCCACCTCGGATGCTACCTCAAATCCTGGGAGGCGACTCCATGCCCAGAGGACCCCTCGAGAGACAGATCGACGTCATCTCAGGCGGGTCAGCGGTCGGTGATAGTAGCATGACAGCAAGAAAGGCCTATGCACGTAGCACAATGGAGAAGCGTTCCCAGCCCGAGCACGAGCCTAAAATTACCTTTGAGGCAGGAGAGGTCGAGCGCTCCCACCATGACGACGTTGGGAGTTCTGCCGACGTCCTATACTTCGATGCCTTCGGGAGGCTTGGCTTAACCCAGGGAGATCTCACCCCTGCGACGTCAGCTCTTACAGGGTTCACgggggattccatctccccgctcgGGACTACAGTGCTCCCCATCACCATCGGGGAGGAACCGAGGGAGAAAACAgtaatgaccaccttcatggtagtcgacctGCTCTCGGCTTACAACGTCATCCTCGACCGCCCGACCCTCAATAGGATCTAGGCGGTGGTTTCCACCTACCACAgaaccatcaagttcccaactTCGGTGGGGGTTGGAGAGGCCCGAAGCGACCCGAGGGAATTGAAGCAATGCTACCTCACTACGATTGCTCTCCCAGTAAAGCCGCGCCTAACCCCGGTCCCTGACCCCCGTGAAGCACCTATACCACAAGTGACGTTGGAGCCCCCAGAGTTGCTTATCGAGGTACCACTGAAGCGGAGCCAACCCGACTAGACCGTTAGAGTCGGGACTACGCTCCTTAAAGCGAACCAACTCCACCTTGTCGACTTCCTGAAGGAGAACGCCGACATATTTGCATGGTCCCCCAAAGAGATGCTTGGGATCGACTTAAAGGTGGCACAACACCGGCTCGACGTCAACCCTGAGGTGCGGCCGGTAAAGCAAAAACTAAGAAGGTTTGCCCCCGACTGGCAGAGGGTGATCCGAGATGAGGTTGATCGCCTCATAAAGGTCGGGTTTGTCACCGAGGTTAAGTACCCCCGGtggttgtccaatgtagtcctcgtcaagaaGCCTAATGGAAGTTGGAGAATGTGTATTGGTTATACCGATCTCAACTGGGCATATCCCAAGGATTGCTATCCGCTCCCCAGGATAGACCAACTGGTTgatgccaccgctggccatgAATGCCTTATGTTCCTGGATGCATTCTCCGGCTACAACCAAATCCAGATGGCGACTCAAGAACGAGAAGATACT encodes:
- the LOC135628513 gene encoding non-functional NADPH-dependent codeinone reductase 2-like, encoding MQMEVEPQVVLNSGRRMPLLGMGTATYPVPPDETITTAVIDAIGLGYRHLDTASVYGSERAVGRAIATALERGLIGSRDELFVTTKLWCTDMHADRVVPALQESLRTLGLEYIDLYLIHHPVRLKGEKRMVFTGEDVIPLDMPTVWEAMEKCQSLGLAKSIGVSNFTCKKLADLLNHARIPPAVNQVEVNPIWQQRKLRDFCSEKGIHVSAYSPLGAIGVFWGSNEVMECEEVKRIAQSVGKSIAQVCLRWGVEQGVSVLVKSFNGERLKENMQIFDWHLKEEDKERLSLVPQKRLILVEPFISPTGFYKSHAEFWDGDV